The Saccharopolyspora gloriosae genome has a segment encoding these proteins:
- a CDS encoding SDR family oxidoreductase — protein MDLGLAGRVAVVPGATSGLGAAVVRGLADEGAHVAFGGRRAELAAQQAAELPSAVGIGVDITEPDGPRSLIDAAADFGPVDVLVLNGGGPAPGTAAEMSAEDAQEAVRLLLSAHVGLVEAVLPGMRERGWGRIIAIGSSGIQQPINGLAASNVGRGALAGYLKTLAAEVAGDGVTVNLVLPGRIETARLNSLNAAMAERRGVAEDEVRDASRADIPAGRFGTPEEFAAAVVFLASAQASYITGEQLRCDGGLIRAH, from the coding sequence GTGGATCTCGGACTGGCCGGTCGGGTCGCGGTCGTTCCCGGGGCGACCTCCGGGTTGGGGGCGGCGGTCGTGCGCGGGCTGGCGGACGAAGGCGCGCACGTCGCGTTCGGCGGGCGCCGGGCGGAACTCGCGGCGCAGCAGGCCGCGGAGCTGCCGTCCGCCGTGGGCATCGGGGTGGACATCACCGAGCCGGACGGGCCGCGCTCGCTGATCGACGCCGCCGCCGATTTCGGGCCGGTCGACGTGCTGGTCCTCAACGGCGGCGGGCCTGCCCCGGGCACCGCGGCGGAGATGAGCGCCGAGGACGCCCAGGAAGCGGTGCGGCTGCTGCTGTCCGCGCACGTTGGCCTGGTCGAAGCGGTGCTGCCTGGCATGCGGGAGCGCGGCTGGGGCCGGATCATCGCCATCGGTTCGAGCGGAATCCAGCAGCCGATCAACGGGCTCGCGGCCTCGAACGTGGGTCGCGGAGCGCTCGCCGGGTACCTGAAGACCCTCGCCGCCGAAGTCGCCGGGGACGGGGTCACCGTCAACCTGGTGCTGCCCGGCCGGATCGAGACCGCACGGTTGAACTCGCTCAACGCCGCCATGGCCGAACGACGCGGCGTCGCCGAGGACGAGGTGCGCGACGCCTCCCGCGCGGACATCCCGGCTGGCCGGTTCGGTACGCCCGAGGAGTTCGCGGCGGCAGTGGTGTTCCTGGCGAGCGCCCAAGCCTCCTACATCACCGGCGAACAGCTCAGATGCGACGGCGGCCTGATTCGCGCGCACTAG
- a CDS encoding amidohydrolase family protein, whose product MAQRIDVHHHVVPPAYRERLLRSGTDAGGRDVPDWSPQASLDLMGRNDIGTAILSVTTPGVEPWLGGDARAMARSVNEYCAELAAEHPGRFGFWATLTLPDVDGALAEAAYALDELHADGVVLLANSAGTYLGDPSFEPLMDELGRRGAVVFVHPSALPAEPVPGIPPFAADFLLDTTRAAANLAANGTLHRHPDLKIILSHAGGFLPYAAERIAACLEMAGDERGTADLLTDLRRFYFDTALSASPYSLPGLTAFADPERILFGSDFPYAPAEIATIMTGRLDTAPELDHPAINRTNATRLLPHLA is encoded by the coding sequence ATGGCTCAGCGCATCGATGTCCACCACCACGTGGTTCCGCCCGCCTACCGGGAACGGCTGCTGCGGTCCGGCACGGACGCGGGCGGGCGGGACGTGCCGGACTGGAGCCCGCAGGCGTCGCTGGACCTGATGGGCCGCAACGACATCGGGACCGCGATCCTGTCCGTGACCACGCCGGGAGTCGAACCCTGGCTGGGCGGCGACGCGCGCGCGATGGCCCGCTCGGTCAACGAATACTGCGCCGAGCTGGCCGCCGAGCACCCCGGCCGGTTCGGGTTCTGGGCGACGCTGACGCTGCCGGACGTGGACGGAGCGCTCGCCGAAGCGGCCTACGCGCTCGACGAGCTGCACGCCGACGGCGTGGTGCTGCTGGCCAACAGCGCCGGTACGTACCTGGGCGACCCGTCCTTCGAACCGCTGATGGACGAGCTGGGCAGGCGCGGCGCGGTGGTGTTCGTGCACCCCTCGGCGCTGCCCGCCGAACCCGTGCCCGGGATTCCGCCGTTCGCCGCCGACTTCCTGCTCGACACCACCCGCGCGGCCGCGAACCTGGCCGCGAACGGCACCCTGCACCGGCATCCCGACCTCAAGATCATCCTGTCGCACGCGGGCGGTTTCCTGCCGTACGCGGCGGAACGCATCGCGGCCTGCCTGGAGATGGCGGGCGACGAGCGCGGCACGGCGGACCTCCTGACCGACCTGCGCCGGTTCTACTTCGACACCGCCCTGTCCGCCTCGCCCTACTCCTTGCCCGGCCTGACCGCATTCGCCGATCCGGAACGCATCCTGTTCGGCAGTGATTTCCCTTATGCCCCAGCGGAAATCGCCACCATCATGACCGGCCGCCTCGACACCGCCCCGGAACTCGACCACCCCGCGATCAACCGGACCAACGCCACCCGCCTCCTCCCGCACCTGGCCTGA
- a CDS encoding MarR family winged helix-turn-helix transcriptional regulator, producing the protein MTGSDQPPGAPASGDEAGVDELAQATDALFLAMRRARAAHAADVGGLSLAQLAMVLPLAGGAELPVGDLAAAAGVTLPTATRMLQQLAGKGLVSRRRSPEDERRVLITLTDSGTQALQRLRTQQRQAQARGYAVFTPEERLHLAAQLGRLTDVINAGHHRPLD; encoded by the coding sequence ATGACGGGTAGCGACCAGCCTCCGGGCGCACCGGCCTCCGGCGACGAAGCAGGAGTCGACGAACTCGCGCAGGCGACCGATGCGCTGTTCCTGGCCATGCGCCGCGCCCGAGCCGCGCATGCGGCCGACGTGGGCGGGCTGTCGCTGGCTCAGCTCGCGATGGTGCTGCCGCTGGCGGGCGGCGCGGAGCTCCCGGTGGGCGATCTCGCCGCGGCGGCGGGCGTCACGCTGCCGACCGCGACCCGGATGCTCCAGCAGCTGGCGGGCAAAGGGCTCGTGTCCCGCCGCCGCAGCCCCGAAGACGAACGCCGCGTGCTGATCACCCTCACCGACTCGGGAACCCAAGCGCTGCAACGACTCCGCACCCAGCAGCGGCAGGCGCAGGCGCGCGGCTACGCCGTGTTCACCCCGGAGGAACGCCTGCACCTCGCCGCCCAGCTGGGACGGCTGACCGACGTCATCAACGCCGGTCACCACCGGCCGCTGGACTGA